A window of Cryptomeria japonica chromosome 3, Sugi_1.0, whole genome shotgun sequence contains these coding sequences:
- the LOC131037211 gene encoding shaggy-related protein kinase epsilon, giving the protein MAFENVGSGLVSIVEAKRASCTIAGSDPCSRRRGFVHDQLPKEMKEMKIRDDKAENGDKEIAPSVVQGNGTEAGHIISTTIGGRDGQPKQTISYMAERVVGTGSFGIVFQAKCLETGETVAIKKVLQDKRYKNRELQIMRFLDHPNVISLKHCFFSTTDNDQLYLNLVLEYVPETVYRVGKHYSRMNQRMPLIYTKLYTYQICRSLAYIHGLGISHRDIKPQNLLVNPHTHQVKLCDFGSAKILVKGEPNISYICSRYYRAPELIFGATEYTTAIDMWSAGCVLAELLLGQPLFPGESSVDQLVEIIKVLGTPTREEIKCMNPNYTEFKFPHIKAHPWHKVFHKRMPLEAVDLVSRLLQYSPNLRCTALEACIHPFFDELRDPNIRLPNGRPVPALFDFKPEELRGATPELLQKLIPEHARRHCLQLGLSL; this is encoded by the exons ATGGCCTTTGAGAATGTGGGGTCTGGTCTTGTGTCAATAGTTGAGGCAAAGAGAGCTAGTTGCACTATTGCAGGATCCGATCCTTGTAGCAGGAGAAGAGGTTTTGTCCATGATCAGCTCCCGAAGgagatgaaggagatgaagatcAGAGATGATAAGGCAGAGAATGGTGATAAG GAAATAGCACCATCTGTTGTGCAAGGGAATGGTACAGAAGCAGGTCACATAATTTCTACAACTATTGGTGGCAGAGATGGGCAGCCTAAGCAG ACCATCAGTTACATGGCAGAGCGAGTTGTGGGTACTGGGTCTTTTGGAATTGTGTTTCAG GCTAAATGTCTCGAGACAGGGGAGACCGTTGCCATTAAGAAAGTCTTGCAAGACAAACGATACAAGAACCGGGAGTTGCAGATAATGCGTTTCCTGGACCACCCAAATGTAATATCATTGAAGCATTGTTTCTTTTCCACCACCGACAATGATCAATTGTATCTAAATTTGGTGCTGGAGTATGTGCCGGAGACTGTTTATCGTGTTGGAAAGCATTATAGTAGGATGAACCAGAGGATGCCTCTCATATATACAAAGTTATATACATATCAG ATTTGTAGGTCATTAGCCTACATCCATGGACTTGGGATAAGTCATAGAGATATAAAGCCCCAAAATCTTCTG GTGAATCCACACACTCATCAAGTTAAGCTCTGTGACTTTGGAAGTGCCAAAATTCTA GTCAAGGGCGAACCTAATATATCCTATATTTGTTCACGGTATTATCGAGCTCCCGAGCTCATTTTTGGTGCCACAGAGTACACAACTGCCATTGACATGTGGTCAGCAGGTTGTGTCCTTGCGGAACTTCTGTTGGGTCAG CCGTTGTTTCCTGGCGAGAGTTCAGTGGACCAACTTGTAGAGATTATCAAG GTCCTTGGAACTCCAACCCGTGAGGAAATCAAGTGTATGAATCCTAATTACACAGAATTCAAGTTTCCCCATATAAAGGCTCATCCATGGCACAAG GTTTTCCATAAGCGCATGCCACTAGAGGCTGTTGATCTGGTCTCAAGGCTGCTTCAATACTCACCAAATCTTCGATGTACTGCA CTTGAAGCTTGCATCCATCCATTTTTTGATGAGCTTCGTGATCCTAATATCCGTCTGCCTAATGGCCGTCCTGTACCTGCACTTTTTGACTTCAAGCCAGAGG AATTGAGGGGGGCGACCCCGGAACTCCTCCAGAAGTTGATTCCAGAGCATGCAAGGAGGCATTGCCTGCAACTTGGGCTTAGCCTCTAG